From a region of the Candidatus Binatia bacterium genome:
- a CDS encoding Gfo/Idh/MocA family oxidoreductase gives MLPLRLGVLGAARITPLALLTPARKLNEAVVVAVAARDPARARAFADRHGIMRVHPTYEALLADPEIDAVYNPLPNSHHGEWSIRALEHGKHVLCEKPIAANAEEAAHMAAAARATGRVLVEAFHWRYHPLAARMREIVDSGELGTVRHIEAHFCVPLLRPGDIRFRLDLAGGATMDTGCYAINIVRFLAGAEPQVVRAAARLSSPGVDRAMAADFRFDDGRTGHMSCSLFSGTLLRASATVHGDAGRLSVLNPVAPQFFHRLRVQTAQGTRSERLRSESTYTHQLRAFVAAARGNEPVLTGPEDAIANMRVIDAVYTHAGLTPRRSLRPAARPEVPGAPS, from the coding sequence ATGCTTCCCCTCCGTCTGGGCGTCCTCGGCGCGGCGCGGATAACACCCCTCGCCCTCCTGACTCCGGCCCGCAAACTGAACGAGGCGGTTGTCGTTGCGGTGGCCGCGCGCGACCCGGCGCGGGCCCGTGCGTTCGCCGACCGGCACGGCATCATGCGCGTCCATCCGACCTACGAGGCGCTGCTTGCCGACCCCGAGATCGACGCCGTCTACAACCCCTTGCCGAACAGCCACCACGGCGAGTGGAGCATTCGGGCTCTCGAACACGGGAAGCATGTGTTGTGCGAGAAACCCATCGCCGCCAACGCGGAGGAGGCCGCTCACATGGCGGCAGCCGCTCGGGCGACCGGGCGCGTCCTCGTGGAGGCGTTCCACTGGCGCTACCATCCCCTGGCTGCCCGCATGCGCGAGATCGTCGACAGCGGTGAACTGGGTACCGTGAGGCACATCGAGGCGCATTTCTGCGTGCCGCTGCTCCGGCCCGGCGACATCCGATTCCGACTCGACCTTGCCGGCGGGGCGACCATGGACACAGGTTGCTACGCGATCAACATCGTTCGCTTCCTGGCCGGCGCCGAACCACAGGTGGTCAGGGCCGCCGCGCGGCTATCGTCGCCCGGCGTTGACCGGGCGATGGCCGCGGATTTTCGCTTTGACGACGGCCGGACCGGTCACATGAGCTGCTCCCTCTTTTCCGGCACCCTGTTGCGTGCCAGTGCCACCGTGCACGGCGATGCGGGCCGTCTTTCCGTACTCAACCCCGTTGCTCCTCAGTTCTTCCACCGCCTGCGGGTCCAGACGGCTCAGGGCACGCGCAGCGAGCGCCTGCGCAGCGAGTCTACTTACACCCATCAGCTGCGCGCCTTTGTCGCCGCCGCAAGGGGCAACGAGCCGGTGCTCACCGGTCCTGAAGACGCGATCGCCAACATGCGCGTCATCGACGCCGTGTATACGCACGCCGGCCTGACGCCGCGCCGGTCGCTACGCCCCGCCGCTCGTCCAGAAGTCCCCGGTGCGCCGAGCTGA